From one Lycium ferocissimum isolate CSIRO_LF1 chromosome 5, AGI_CSIRO_Lferr_CH_V1, whole genome shotgun sequence genomic stretch:
- the LOC132057179 gene encoding arginine biosynthesis bifunctional protein ArgJ, chloroplastic, with the protein MSLSVPNFISVKFSELNGVKVRGSPKRFRRDFKVVAVTSMSKEASNYIPAAPIFLPEGPWEQIPGGVTAAKGFKAAGMYGGLRALGEKPDLALVTCDVDAISAGAFTTNVVAAAPVLYCKSALNASKTARAVLINAGQANAATGDAGYQDVIECSSALAKLLQLKQDEVLIESTGVIGQRIKKDALLNSLPNLVRQLSSTVEGANSAAVAITTTDLVSKSVAVETEVRGTRIRVGGMAKGSGMIHPNMATMLGVVTTDASVTSDVWRRMVQVAVNRSFNQITVDGDSSTNDAVIALASGLSKSYEISSLNSSEAEHLQNCLDAVMQGLAKSIAWDGEGATCLIEVRVDGADNEPEAAKIARSVASSSLVKAAVYGRDPNWGRIACAAGYAGIPFNADKLRISLGDIMLMEAGQPLPFDRVAASNYLRKAGEVHGTVEIQISTGDGPGSGQAWGCDLSYDYVKINAEYTT; encoded by the exons ATGTCTCTATCTGTTCCTAACTTCATCTCTGTCAAATTTTCTGAGCTCAATGGTGTAAAG GTACGTGGTTCGCCAAAGCGTTTTCGGAGGGATTTTAAAGTCGTTGCAGTTACATCAATGTCAAAAGAGGCATCAAATTACATACCAGCAGCTCCTATATTCCTCCCTGAAGGACCATGGGAGCAG ATTCCTGGTGGTGTTACTGCTGCAAAGGGTTTCAAAGCTGCTGGGATGTATGGTGGATTGCGTGCTCTTGGGGAGAAGCCCGATCTCGCACTCGTCACTTGTGATGTAGATGCCATATCTGCAG GGGCATTTACTACGAACGTTGTTGCAGCTGCACCTGTATTATACTGTAAAAGCGCACTAAATGCATCTAAAACG GCTCGTGCAGTATTGATAAATGCTGGTCAAGCTAATGCAGCAACG GGTGATGCAGGTTATCAGGATGTAATAGAGTGCTCAAGTGCACTAGCTAAG TTACTTCAACTGAAGCAAGACGAAGTCTTGATCGAATCAACTGGTGTAATAGGTCAAAGAATAAAGAAG GATGCACTTCTCAACTCACTCCCAAACCTTGTTAGGCAGCTTTCATCAACTGTGGAGGG GGCAAATTCTGCAGCTGTAGCTATAACGACCACTGACCTTGTTAGTAAGAGTGTGGCAGTTGAAACAGAG GTTAGAGGAACTCGAATAAGAGTTGGGGGCATGGCAAAGGGTTCTGGGATGATTCATCCTAACATGGCAACAATGCTTGGT GTTGTAACTACTGATGCCTCGGTCACGAGTGACGTTTGGAGAAGGATGGTACAGGTTGCTGTAAATCGAAGTTTTAATCAAATTACG GTTGATGGAGACAGCAGTACAAATGATGCTGTCATTGCTCTGGCCAGTGGACTTTCAAAATCATATGAGATTTCTTCTTTGAACTCCTCCGAGGCAGAACACCTACAAAACTGCCTTGATGCT GTAATGCAGGGTCTAGCAAAATCAATAGCTTGGGATGGTGAAGGAGCTACATGTTTGATTGAG GTGAGGGTTGATGGTGCTGATAACGAACCTGAAGCAGCAAAGATTGCTCGTTCAGTGGCCTCTTCTTCACTTGTCAAG GCTGCTGTATACGGTAGGGATCCAAATTGGGGCCGTATTGCTTGTGCTGCTGGCTATGCTGGGATTCCTTTCAACGCCGACAAGCTTCGGATATCACTTGGAGATATTATGCTTATGGAAGCAGGGCAACCACTTCCATTTGATAG GGTAGCAGCAAGCAATTATCTCCGAAAGGCTGGTGAAGTCCATGGCACTGTTGAAATTCAAATATCTACCG GTGATGGTCCAGGAAGTGGACAGGCATGGGGCTGTgacttgagttatgattatgtCAAAATCAATGCAGAGTATACAACATGA